Proteins from a single region of Thunnus maccoyii chromosome 23, fThuMac1.1, whole genome shotgun sequence:
- the myf5 gene encoding myogenic factor 5 isoform X1, with amino-acid sequence MFAHSPETFPSIVFIMALQQSGCWKERVVMSGKTPVYYDRACASSPDSLEFGPGVELAGSDEDEHVRIPGAPHQPGHCLQWACKACKRKSSFVDRRRAATMRERRRLKKVNHAFEALRRCTSANPSQRLPKVEILRNAIQYIESLQDLLREQVENYYGLPGESSSEPPSPLSSCSDGMADSNSPVWQQLNANYSSSYSYAKNESLGNKAPGASSLECLSSIVDRLSSVESSCGPVALRDMATFSPGSSDSQPCTPESPGSRPVYHVL; translated from the exons ATGTTTGCCCACTCTCCCGAAACATTCCCAAGCATTGTGTTCATCATGGCCTTGCAACAGAGTGGTTGTTGGAAGGAGAGAGTGGTGATGAGTGGGAAAACACCA GTCTACTACGACAGAGCATGTGCTTCATCTCCAGACAGCCTGGAGTTTGGCCCCGGAGTGGAGCTCGCCGGCTCGGATGAGGACGAGCATGTCAGGATCCCCGGAGCCCCTCACCAGCCGGGACACTGCCTCCAGTGGGCCTGCAAGGCCTGCAAGCGCAAGTCCAGCTTTGTGGACCGCAGACGGGCCGCCACTATGCGTGAGCGCCGGCGACTGAAGAAGGTCAACCACGCTTTTGAGGCTTTGCGGCGCTGCACCTCAGCCAACCCCAGCCAGCGCCTGCCCAAGGTGGAGATCCTTCGCAACGCCATCCAGTACATCGAGAGCCTGCAGGACCTGCTTCGAGAGCAGGTGGAAAACTACTACGGCCTACCTGGAGAGAGCAGCTCGGAACCCCCGAGCCCGTTGTCCAGCTGCTCTGATGGCATG GCTGACAGCAACAGTCCAGTGTGGCAACAGCTGAATGCAAACTACAGCAGCAGCTATTCATATGCGAAGAACG AGAGCTTGGGCAATAAAGCACCCGGAGCTTCCAGTCTGGAGTGTCTCTCCAGCATCGTGGACCGCCTGTCCTCAGTGGAGTCCAGCTGTGGACCGGTGGCTCTGAGAGACATGGCCACCTTCTCCCCCGGCAGCTCCGACTCGCAGCCATGCACACCGGAGAGCCCCGGATCCAGGCCCGTCTACCACGTCCTGTGA
- the rps16 gene encoding 40S ribosomal protein S16 isoform X1 has product MPAKGPLQSVQVFGRKKTATAVAHCKRGNGLIKVNGRPLEMVEPATLQYKLLEPVLLLGKERFAGVDIRVRVKGGGHVAQIYAIRQAISKALVAYYQKYVDEASKKEIKDILIQYDRTLLVADPRRCESKKFGGPGARARYQKSYR; this is encoded by the exons ATGCCAGCTAAAGGTCCCCTGCAATCTGTCCAGGTTTTTGGACGTAAA AAAACCGCCACAGCAGTTGCCCACTGCAAGAGGGGGAATGGCCTGATCAAGGTGAACGGCAGACCCCTGGAGATGGTGGAGCCTGCCACTCTTCAGTACAAG CTTCTGGAGCCAGTGCTGCTGCTCGGCAAGGAGCGTTTTGCTGGAGTTGACATCAGAGTCAGAGTGAAGGGTGGTGGACATGTTGCACAGATCTATG CTATCCGTCAGGCCATCTCCAAAGCCCTTGTCGCATACTACCAGAAGT ATGTGGATGAGGCCTCCAAGAAGGAGATCAAGGACATCCTGATCCAGTACGACAGGACCCTGCTGGTTGCCGACCCTCGTCGCTGCGAGTCCAAGAAGTTCGGTGGACCTGGAGCCCGTGCCCGCTACCAGAAGTCCTACCGTTAA
- the myf6 gene encoding myogenic factor 6 isoform X1 has product MMDLFETNTYLFNDLRYLEEGDHGPLQHLDMAGVSPLYNGNDSPLSPGQDNVPSETGEESSGEEHVLAPPGLRAHCEGQCLMWACKICKRKSAPTDRRKAATLRERRRLKKINEAFDALKRKTVANPNQRLPKVEILRSAISYIERLQDLLQTLDEQEKTPNGSSYNINVKEHSVSSHEYLWKKSSETWSTSADHSTAAMINQREGTSESSASSSLLRLSSIVDSITNDEKISFSEVASEN; this is encoded by the exons ATGATGGACCTTTTTGAGACCAACACTTATCTTTTCAATGATTTGCGTTATTTGGAGGAAGGGGATCATGGACCACTACAGCACTTGGACATGGCGGGGGTGTCTCCTCTGTACAACGGCAATGACAGCCCGCTGTCACCGGGCCAGGATAATGTTCCGTCCGAGACCGGAGAGGAGAGCAGCGGGGAGGAGCACGTCCTTGCGCCCCCGGGTCTCCGGGCGCACTGCGAAGGCCAGTGCCTCATGTGGGCCTGTAAGATCTGCAAGAGAAAGTCTGCGCCGACTGACAGGCGCAAGGCTGCCACActcagggagaggaggaggctcAAGAAGATCAACGAGGCCTTCGACGCGCTGAAGAGGAAGACCGTGGCCAACCCCAACCAGAGGCTACCCAAGGTGGAGATTTTACGCAGCGCCATAAGCTACATTGAGAGACTACAGGACCTGCTGCAAACGCTGGACGAGCAGGAGAAAACGCCAAACGGATCATCCTACAACATTAACGTCAAAGAACACAGT gtgtCCAGTCATGAGTACCTTTGGAAAAAGTCCTCAGAGACCTGGTCGACCTCTGCTGACCATTCCACTGCAGCGATGATAAACCAGAGAGAAG GAACCAGTGAGTCCTCCGCGTCCTCCAGCCTCCTTCGTCTGTCCTCCATCGTGGACAGCATCACCAACGACGAGAAAATCAGCTTCAGCGAGGTCGCCTCAGAGAATTGA
- the myf6 gene encoding myogenic factor 6 isoform X2, translating to MMQLSHSFELEGDHGPLQHLDMAGVSPLYNGNDSPLSPGQDNVPSETGEESSGEEHVLAPPGLRAHCEGQCLMWACKICKRKSAPTDRRKAATLRERRRLKKINEAFDALKRKTVANPNQRLPKVEILRSAISYIERLQDLLQTLDEQEKTPNGSSYNINVKEHSVSSHEYLWKKSSETWSTSADHSTAAMINQREGTSESSASSSLLRLSSIVDSITNDEKISFSEVASEN from the exons ATGATGCAgctctctcattcatttgaactA GAAGGGGATCATGGACCACTACAGCACTTGGACATGGCGGGGGTGTCTCCTCTGTACAACGGCAATGACAGCCCGCTGTCACCGGGCCAGGATAATGTTCCGTCCGAGACCGGAGAGGAGAGCAGCGGGGAGGAGCACGTCCTTGCGCCCCCGGGTCTCCGGGCGCACTGCGAAGGCCAGTGCCTCATGTGGGCCTGTAAGATCTGCAAGAGAAAGTCTGCGCCGACTGACAGGCGCAAGGCTGCCACActcagggagaggaggaggctcAAGAAGATCAACGAGGCCTTCGACGCGCTGAAGAGGAAGACCGTGGCCAACCCCAACCAGAGGCTACCCAAGGTGGAGATTTTACGCAGCGCCATAAGCTACATTGAGAGACTACAGGACCTGCTGCAAACGCTGGACGAGCAGGAGAAAACGCCAAACGGATCATCCTACAACATTAACGTCAAAGAACACAGT gtgtCCAGTCATGAGTACCTTTGGAAAAAGTCCTCAGAGACCTGGTCGACCTCTGCTGACCATTCCACTGCAGCGATGATAAACCAGAGAGAAG GAACCAGTGAGTCCTCCGCGTCCTCCAGCCTCCTTCGTCTGTCCTCCATCGTGGACAGCATCACCAACGACGAGAAAATCAGCTTCAGCGAGGTCGCCTCAGAGAATTGA
- the rps16 gene encoding 40S ribosomal protein S16 isoform X2, which translates to MVEPATLQYKLLEPVLLLGKERFAGVDIRVRVKGGGHVAQIYAIRQAISKALVAYYQKYVDEASKKEIKDILIQYDRTLLVADPRRCESKKFGGPGARARYQKSYR; encoded by the exons ATGGTGGAGCCTGCCACTCTTCAGTACAAG CTTCTGGAGCCAGTGCTGCTGCTCGGCAAGGAGCGTTTTGCTGGAGTTGACATCAGAGTCAGAGTGAAGGGTGGTGGACATGTTGCACAGATCTATG CTATCCGTCAGGCCATCTCCAAAGCCCTTGTCGCATACTACCAGAAGT ATGTGGATGAGGCCTCCAAGAAGGAGATCAAGGACATCCTGATCCAGTACGACAGGACCCTGCTGGTTGCCGACCCTCGTCGCTGCGAGTCCAAGAAGTTCGGTGGACCTGGAGCCCGTGCCCGCTACCAGAAGTCCTACCGTTAA
- the myf5 gene encoding myogenic factor 5 isoform X2, translating into MSSSAVRNPNSEGNSEAADSLEFGPGVELAGSDEDEHVRIPGAPHQPGHCLQWACKACKRKSSFVDRRRAATMRERRRLKKVNHAFEALRRCTSANPSQRLPKVEILRNAIQYIESLQDLLREQVENYYGLPGESSSEPPSPLSSCSDGMADSNSPVWQQLNANYSSSYSYAKNESLGNKAPGASSLECLSSIVDRLSSVESSCGPVALRDMATFSPGSSDSQPCTPESPGSRPVYHVL; encoded by the exons ATGTCTTCTTCAGCTGTGCGTAATCCAAACTCCGAAGGCAATTCAGAGGCAGCAG ACAGCCTGGAGTTTGGCCCCGGAGTGGAGCTCGCCGGCTCGGATGAGGACGAGCATGTCAGGATCCCCGGAGCCCCTCACCAGCCGGGACACTGCCTCCAGTGGGCCTGCAAGGCCTGCAAGCGCAAGTCCAGCTTTGTGGACCGCAGACGGGCCGCCACTATGCGTGAGCGCCGGCGACTGAAGAAGGTCAACCACGCTTTTGAGGCTTTGCGGCGCTGCACCTCAGCCAACCCCAGCCAGCGCCTGCCCAAGGTGGAGATCCTTCGCAACGCCATCCAGTACATCGAGAGCCTGCAGGACCTGCTTCGAGAGCAGGTGGAAAACTACTACGGCCTACCTGGAGAGAGCAGCTCGGAACCCCCGAGCCCGTTGTCCAGCTGCTCTGATGGCATG GCTGACAGCAACAGTCCAGTGTGGCAACAGCTGAATGCAAACTACAGCAGCAGCTATTCATATGCGAAGAACG AGAGCTTGGGCAATAAAGCACCCGGAGCTTCCAGTCTGGAGTGTCTCTCCAGCATCGTGGACCGCCTGTCCTCAGTGGAGTCCAGCTGTGGACCGGTGGCTCTGAGAGACATGGCCACCTTCTCCCCCGGCAGCTCCGACTCGCAGCCATGCACACCGGAGAGCCCCGGATCCAGGCCCGTCTACCACGTCCTGTGA